In Mucilaginibacter celer, one DNA window encodes the following:
- a CDS encoding outer membrane beta-barrel family protein yields MKRFYILIALFCFALSAQAQFGVGGGGPSTTGRISGTIVDSLTKKPMDYASVGLYRSGGKSPITGVVTDEKGNFKLDNIKPGKYKLAISFIGYPTKYIDPVETTASKPDAKLGQVLLAPSSHALKEVQVVGQAALIENKIDKIVYNAEKDLTAAGGNATDVLQKVPLVAVDLNGNVSIRGDQNVRVLINGKPSGATSASLSDVLKTIPADQIKSIEVVTSPSAKYDAEGSAGILNIITKQKNVSGFSGSISGGVGTRQNNGNGNINYNHNRLSLSANVGGNSTWPQTSLTSSDQDFFFNDPAQHRSQTSTGTSRVKRHGIIGSVSAGYDFNAFNNLRTSVRLNQGGFDPNSNTDYTRTYFYDPTQNNTYHNNNIGHNTFGGFDWNIDYTHKFKKEGHELSFSTQWSHSKIVTDYTSLFTGLQDPTEFPNLKNNIDGINNEYTFQTDYTLPINKVFKLEAGGKNIIRRIRSVSDYFNPSGADFVYDPVNSNKYSYDQTVWAGYSVLTITLPKGYSVLAGARLENTDIHGEPHNDVQSIQPFDQNYNTFIPSLTLQKALTPTQTLKLAYSKRITRPSLQFLNPFVNKSNPTAQSVGNPLLAPEVSQTVELGYNTFIKSSVINLSAYYKHTTGLIEGLLTNLPGGQEGTITTYQNIGVNNSYGASFFGAVTPIKILTIRGSINAYTYKPTASNQLTNQQTQTSTYFQYNAFLSAQLTLPSNFIAETFAVQNSARRTIQGSNPSFSIFGVGVKKQFMQKKLALGINAIEPFSTYKNFNTDIKTPTFTQSSKFAFPFRSFGITFSYSFGKLSFSNPQQSKKGINNDDMKQGDQGGGQGGGPGTGGGR; encoded by the coding sequence ATGAAACGTTTTTACATACTTATTGCATTGTTCTGCTTCGCGTTATCGGCTCAGGCCCAGTTTGGTGTGGGCGGCGGCGGACCGAGCACAACAGGCAGAATATCAGGTACTATTGTCGATTCGCTTACCAAAAAACCAATGGATTATGCCTCGGTTGGTTTATACCGCAGCGGCGGCAAATCGCCGATTACCGGCGTGGTGACCGACGAGAAAGGTAACTTTAAATTGGATAATATTAAGCCGGGCAAATATAAACTGGCTATTTCATTTATCGGTTACCCAACCAAATATATCGACCCCGTTGAAACTACGGCGTCAAAACCGGATGCCAAATTAGGACAGGTTCTTCTGGCACCAAGCTCGCATGCACTTAAAGAGGTGCAGGTAGTAGGCCAGGCTGCCTTGATCGAAAATAAAATTGACAAAATTGTTTACAATGCCGAAAAAGATTTGACTGCAGCCGGCGGTAACGCTACCGACGTATTGCAAAAAGTACCATTGGTTGCTGTAGATTTAAATGGTAACGTATCTATCCGCGGCGACCAAAACGTGCGTGTATTGATAAATGGCAAACCATCGGGCGCAACATCGGCCAGCTTATCGGATGTATTGAAAACCATCCCTGCCGATCAGATCAAAAGCATCGAGGTGGTTACTTCGCCATCGGCTAAATACGATGCTGAAGGTTCGGCGGGTATTTTGAACATCATAACTAAACAAAAAAATGTTTCGGGCTTTAGCGGCTCTATCAGCGGTGGTGTGGGTACACGTCAAAATAACGGCAACGGTAACATCAACTATAACCACAACAGGTTAAGCTTATCGGCAAACGTAGGTGGTAACTCTACCTGGCCGCAAACCTCGCTTACCTCAAGCGATCAGGATTTCTTTTTTAACGATCCTGCGCAGCACCGTTCGCAAACTTCAACCGGTACAAGCCGCGTAAAGCGTCACGGCATTATCGGTTCGGTATCGGCCGGGTACGATTTTAATGCGTTTAACAACCTGCGTACCAGCGTACGTTTAAACCAGGGCGGTTTTGATCCTAACAGCAATACCGATTATACCCGTACCTATTTTTACGATCCTACACAAAACAACACTTACCATAACAATAACATTGGCCATAACACATTTGGCGGTTTTGACTGGAATATTGATTACACGCATAAGTTTAAAAAAGAGGGCCATGAGTTAAGCTTTTCAACCCAGTGGAGCCACAGTAAGATTGTAACCGACTACACTTCGTTATTTACCGGCTTGCAAGACCCTACAGAATTCCCTAACCTGAAAAACAATATCGACGGTATTAACAACGAATACACCTTTCAAACAGATTATACCCTGCCCATAAACAAAGTATTTAAACTGGAAGCGGGCGGTAAAAACATCATAAGGAGGATCAGAAGCGTTTCGGATTATTTTAACCCGAGCGGTGCCGATTTTGTTTATGACCCGGTAAACTCCAATAAATACAGCTATGACCAAACAGTTTGGGCAGGTTACTCGGTATTAACGATTACCTTACCTAAAGGTTACTCGGTACTTGCCGGTGCCAGGTTAGAGAATACCGATATCCACGGCGAACCGCATAACGATGTGCAAAGCATCCAGCCGTTTGATCAAAACTACAATACCTTTATACCAAGCTTAACCCTGCAAAAAGCGCTTACGCCTACGCAAACCCTTAAGCTGGCCTATAGCAAACGTATTACCCGCCCAAGCCTGCAGTTTTTAAATCCGTTTGTAAATAAAAGTAACCCTACCGCGCAATCAGTAGGTAACCCGTTGCTGGCGCCAGAGGTTTCGCAAACTGTTGAGTTGGGTTACAATACCTTCATTAAATCATCGGTTATTAACCTGTCGGCTTATTACAAGCATACAACAGGTTTAATTGAAGGTTTGTTAACTAACCTGCCGGGCGGCCAGGAAGGTACCATTACTACCTACCAAAACATCGGTGTTAATAATTCATATGGTGCAAGTTTCTTCGGTGCGGTTACACCAATTAAAATATTGACTATCCGTGGTAGCATTAACGCTTATACTTATAAGCCAACTGCAAGTAACCAGTTAACCAATCAGCAAACACAAACGTCAACGTACTTCCAGTACAACGCGTTTTTAAGTGCGCAGCTTACCTTGCCAAGCAATTTTATTGCCGAAACGTTTGCTGTTCAAAACTCGGCTCGTCGTACTATTCAGGGTTCAAACCCATCGTTCAGTATATTTGGTGTGGGTGTTAAAAAACAGTTTATGCAAAAGAAACTGGCTTTGGGTATCAATGCCATCGAGCCGTTTAGCACTTACAAAAACTTTAATACCGATATTAAAACGCCAACCTTTACACAAAGCAGCAAGTTTGCGTTTCCATTCCGCTCGTTCGGTATTACGTTTAGCTACAGCTTTGGTAAGCTAAGTTTCAGCAACCCGCAACAATCTAAAAAAGGCATCAATAACGATGACATGAAACAAGGCGATCAGGGCGGTGGCCAGGGTGGTGGTCCTGGTACCGGCGGTGGCCGATAG
- a CDS encoding asparagine synthetase B — MDDEQKDHLKSYGIAFWVLKNGEEVDWLLNYRGGSFMLKYGQKIEEECKIRGVSYEVIADAKANEIITEVSDPSVNMDLVKLEKAPKMAVYSPKNKLPWDDAVTLVLKYAEIPYDLVYDEEVIHGELPKYDWLHLHHEDFTGQYSKFYGVYRYAQWYTDDVKVQEAMARKLGFSKVSKMKLAVAQNIRDFCAGGGFLFAMCSGTDTFDIALAAANTDICERMFDGDAADQDAQSKLDFTQTFAFQNFSLDMNPTSHAFSNIDVTTTRQVDRTRDFFTLFDFSAKWDVVPSMLTQNHDKVIKGFMGLTTAYNKSMLKPGVTIMGEMKTGNEARYIHGEYGKGQWTFYGGHDPEDYQHAVNDPPTDLKLHPNSPGYRLILNNVLFPAAKKKKQKT; from the coding sequence ATGGATGACGAACAAAAGGATCATCTTAAATCGTACGGTATTGCATTTTGGGTTTTGAAAAACGGCGAAGAGGTTGACTGGCTTCTGAACTACCGCGGCGGCAGTTTTATGCTGAAGTACGGGCAAAAAATTGAGGAAGAATGCAAAATCCGCGGGGTAAGTTACGAGGTTATTGCCGATGCCAAAGCCAATGAGATCATTACCGAGGTAAGCGATCCATCAGTAAATATGGACCTGGTAAAATTGGAGAAAGCCCCAAAAATGGCCGTATACTCCCCCAAAAACAAACTGCCCTGGGATGATGCGGTAACCCTGGTTTTAAAATATGCCGAGATCCCTTACGATTTGGTTTATGACGAAGAAGTGATTCACGGCGAACTGCCCAAATATGATTGGCTGCACCTGCACCACGAAGATTTTACCGGCCAGTACAGCAAGTTTTACGGCGTTTACCGCTACGCGCAATGGTATACCGACGATGTGAAAGTACAGGAAGCCATGGCCCGCAAGCTTGGCTTTAGCAAAGTATCAAAAATGAAGCTGGCCGTAGCCCAAAACATCCGCGATTTTTGCGCGGGCGGCGGCTTTTTATTTGCGATGTGCTCGGGTACCGATACTTTTGATATTGCTTTGGCAGCAGCTAATACCGATATCTGCGAACGGATGTTTGACGGCGACGCTGCCGACCAGGACGCACAATCAAAACTGGATTTTACGCAAACCTTTGCCTTCCAGAATTTTTCGCTGGATATGAATCCAACTTCGCACGCCTTTAGCAATATTGATGTAACCACCACCCGGCAGGTTGATCGTACCAGGGACTTTTTTACGCTGTTCGATTTTTCGGCCAAATGGGATGTGGTGCCAAGTATGCTTACCCAAAACCATGATAAGGTAATTAAAGGCTTTATGGGCCTTACCACGGCCTACAACAAAAGTATGCTTAAACCAGGCGTTACCATTATGGGCGAGATGAAAACCGGTAACGAAGCACGCTACATTCACGGCGAATACGGCAAAGGCCAGTGGACATTTTACGGCGGTCATGACCCGGAAGATTATCAGCATGCCGTGAATGACCCGCCTACCGATCTCAAGCTTCATCCTAACTCACCCGGTTACAGGTTAATTTTAAACAATGTGCTTTTCCCGGCGGCTAAAAAGAAGAAACAGAAAACCTGA